GTGGTATCGATTTAAAGGCCATGAAAATCAAAATAAACCCGATAAATTGAGATAATGGCACGAGTATTTGCAATCTCTTTCTCGCCCTGATCTGGTTCTCAAACTGGCCACTCCACTGGATAAAGTACCCATGGGGTAACATAACCTTTTGCGATACAACCTTGGATGCCTCTTCCACAAAGCTCATGGGATCTCTCCCACGGACGTTCATAAGTACATACGCACGCAGAAGGGCATTCTCACTGCTAATCATTGCAGGTCCCATGACATAGTGAATATCTGCCACTTGGGTAATAGGAATTTGTTGCCCTGTGGAACCGGGAACGTAAATCCTTTTCAGTGCATCAAAGTTATCCCGTAACTCTCTCATGTACCTGACACGTACGGGGTATCGATGACGCCCTTCTACCGTAGTCGTTATATTTTCCCCTCCGATGGCTGTTTCAATGATATCCTGCACATCGCGGATATTAACTCCGTAGCGGGCAATTTCCTCACGTTTAATCTTGTATTCCAAATAGGGTTTTCCCGTAACCCTCTCTGCATACAGGTCTGCGACACCAGGAACAGCTTTGAGTGCCTTTTCAACATCTAAGGCCAGTTGTTGTATAACATTCAAGTCTGGTCCAAAGACTTTAACTCCAACGGAGGTACGGATACCTGTGGCCAGCATATCGATTCGGTTTACAATGGGTTGCGTCCATATATTTGCCACGCCAGGTATCCTCATTGCCTCGTCCATTTCCTGGATAAGCTCTTGTTTTGTGATCGTCCGTTCATCGGGTAAAAAGAAATGAAACATGGGGTGGAGAAAGGAGGGTACATGATTCAAAAACGTATACTCAATCTTCTTTTTACGCCATTCATTTTCGGGTTTTAAGGCAACGAGGGTCTCAAACATCTCAACGGGTGCAGGGTCTGTGGCGGTATCTGCCCTCCCCAGTTTTCCAACCACGGTATCTATCTCGGGGAAGGACTTGATAATCATATCTTGCTTTTGCATTATTTTAAGGGCTTCTGTTAATGATACACTCGGGAGCATCACCGGCATAAATAGGATAGAACCTTCATCGAGAGGGGGCATAAATTCCCTTCCCAATCTTTTAGCAAGAAAGGCGGATAAAATGACAATGACAAGTGGAATAGCCAGAAATGTTCTCTTATGATTTAATACCCAGCGAAGGACAGGTTCATAACCTCTTAAGAGCGCTCGGGAAGTAAAATTTTCCTCCATCGGTTTTAATTTACCTTTTATAAAATAGGTACAAAGGATGGGTACTAAGGTAATCGCCATAACGACCGATGCACCGATAGCAAAGGTCTTTGTCCATGCCAATGGTTTAAAAAGCTTTCCTTCCTGCCCGGTAAGTCCAAATACGGGAAAGAACATACAAATAGTAGTTAAAGCTGCAAAGAATATAGAACTCCCAACCTCTTTTGATGCATCAAGGATGATTTGCGCCCTTGGTTTCTTATCCTTTTGTTCTGCAAGATTTCTAAAGATATTTTCCGTCATGATGATGGACATATCGCTCACTTCACCGATAGCGATTGCAATGCCCGTGAGGGACATGATATTTGAGTCGATACCCATGAAATACATACCCAGGAAGGAAATAAGTATCGATATGGGGAATCCAAGGATACAGATAATAATACTTCTGACATGCAACAGGAATAACGCGACAACCACTGAAGTGATAATGATCTCTTCTATCAATGCCTCTCTCAGGGTATCGATAACACGATAGATAAGTCCTTCCCTATCGTAAAAGGGGACGATCTTTACACCCTCCGGCAGTCCTGGCCCGATCTCTTTGATCTTCTTTTTTATCCGTTTAATCACTTCTAAGGGGTTTTCACCCTGGCGCATAATAACGATTCCACCGACAACCTCCGCGCCTTCCTTATCAAGCGCCCCTCGTCTAAAATCCCCTCCCACCTGAACGGTACCGATATTTTTAATAAATACCGGCACACCGTTATAGCTACCTACCATAATGTTCTCAATGTCGTCAACGTTTTTTATAAATCCGAGACCGCGGATGATAAACTCCATGCTGCTCGTCTCAACCACCTTTGCACCCACGTCGATATTGCTTTTGCGAACAGCCTCATATACACCTGCGGTTGTTACACCGTACGCAAAGAGTTTGTTTGGGTCTATATCGATCTGGTATTGTTTTACGAAACCACCGACACCGGCTACCTCAGAAACACCTTCAACGGCGTTAAGCTGATACCGGACATACCAATCCTGTATGGACCGCAGTTGCCCAAGATCATATCCCGGACCTTCCACGGTATACCAAAAAATTTGGCCAAGCCCCGTTGCGTCAGGACCGAGCCTCGGTATGACATCTCTCGGAAGCAATGATTGTACAAAATTTAATCTCTCTAATACCCTGGAACGTGCCCAATAAAAATCGATTCCATCCTGGAAGATAATAAATATCATGGAGAAGCCAAAACCTGATTGGGACCGAATGACTTTTACACCGGGTACACCAAGTAGGTTGACCGTTAGGGGGTAGGTGACTTGATCTTCAACATCCTGAGGACTGCGTCCCGGCCAATCGGTAAAGACGATACACTGGTTCTCACCAATATCCGGGATAACGTCCATATTGACATTTCTTAACCCGAAGACGCCACCGAATATAACCAGGAGGTAGAAGCTGATTACCAGGAATCTATTTCTGAGGCAGATTTCAATAAGTTTATTGATCATACTAATAATAAACAGAAACCACAGATTGCACAGATAACACAGATTTTCATTTTCAATTTACAAATCTTCTATAATGAAGAGTTTCTTCACCAAAGTTTAAAAGTAGTCCTGTATTATGACGACTAATAATAAGACTATTTATTAATTGTGCTTCATCAACCTTT
The genomic region above belongs to Candidatus Jettenia caeni and contains:
- a CDS encoding heavy metal efflux pump yields the protein MIFIIFQDGIDFYWARSRVLERLNFVQSLLPRDVIPRLGPDATGLGQIFWYTVEGPGYDLGQLRSIQDWYVRYQLNAVEGVSEVAGVGGFVKQYQIDIDPNKLFAYGVTTAGVYEAVRKSNIDVGAKVVETSSMEFIIRGLGFIKNVDDIENIMVGSYNGVPVFIKNIGTVQVGGDFRRGALDKEGAEVVGGIVIMRQGENPLEVIKRIKKKIKEIGPGLPEGVKIVPFYDREGLIYRVIDTLREALIEEIIITSVVVALFLLHVRSIIICILGFPISILISFLGMYFMGIDSNIMSLTGIAIAIGEVSDMSIIMTENIFRNLAEQKDKKPRAQIILDASKEVGSSIFFAALTTICMFFPVFGLTGQEGKLFKPLAWTKTFAIGASVVMAITLVPILCTYFIKGKLKPMEENFTSRALLRGYEPVLRWVLNHKRTFLAIPLVIVILSAFLAKRLGREFMPPLDEGSILFMPVMLPSVSLTEALKIMQKQDMIIKSFPEIDTVVGKLGRADTATDPAPVEMFETLVALKPENEWRKKKIEYTFLNHVPSFLHPMFHFFLPDERTITKQELIQEMDEAMRIPGVANIWTQPIVNRIDMLATGIRTSVGVKVFGPDLNVIQQLALDVEKALKAVPGVADLYAERVTGKPYLEYKIKREEIARYGVNIRDVQDIIETAIGGENITTTVEGRHRYPVRVRYMRELRDNFDALKRIYVPGSTGQQIPITQVADIHYVMGPAMISSENALLRAYVLMNVRGRDPMSFVEEASKVVSQKVMLPHGYFIQWSGQFENQIRARKRLQILVPLSQFIGFILIFMAFKSIPQTMFILFAGIPTAIAGGVILLYLFGYNFSVAVWVGFISIFGIVDDDSVLITTYINDLFGERKMKSVQEIRNTILLAGTRRIRPCMMTAATTFIGLLPILWSTGAGSEVAKPMAIPSIGGMAMALISVFIVPCLNAWHKEYKFKKALKKDPGIAETGILV